AAGAGCACCTGGAAGAAGGGCGGCATTCCCGCTTTCACATGGCACTGGCGCCCAGGTGACGAAACCGACTTTTACGTAAAGAGCGCACGCAAAGAAGGCGAAACCTACACCGAATTCGATTTCACCGAAGCATTCATTACCGGCACCACCAATTGGGATACCGTTTCGACCGCTTATAAAGCACTCATCGGCGACATCGACCTCGTCTCTAAAATTTTCCTTGACTTGCAGAAAGAAGGCGTCGCAGCTATCTTCCGTCCGTTGCACGAATCCGGCGGGAACTGGTTCTGGTGGAGCACGCATACCGGCAAGCAGTTCGCAGCCCTCTACCAGTTGCTCTACGAACGCATGGTATTCACGAACGGCGTGAACAACCTCATTTGGGACTTTAACCCGAAAGACGCCGCAACCATGTCCTGGACTCCGGGCGAAACCTACTATGACGTTCTAAGCGTTGACATTTACAACGCCGCAAACGATCACCAGAGCAACAGCTCCGCATTCATCGACCTCACGAACAAGGCTGGCACAAACAAGCTCATCTCGCTCAGCGAAAACGGCCCGATTCCTGACGTCGAAAAAATGTACGAAGATGGAGCCACATGGAGCTGGTGGATGCCATGGTACGAATCCCCATCTTGGGGAGGCGGATACGTTAGCCAAACTTCCGCAAGCGTATGGCAGAAGAATCTCGCCGACGAACGCATCATCACCCTCGACAAAATGCCCGGCTGGGACAACTACAACGAAGCTGCCGCCGCAACAAACGTTTGCCCAACGTCTACCGCTAACGCCAAGTTCGGTGCCGACACAGCCAAGGCAAACCCAGAAAACGTAGACCTTATCATGGGCGTAACCTACAAGGCCATCAATGACAGCGGTGCCAATATCGAATACAGAAAGGTACCTAATTTAACAGGCGCAAAGAGCATCTCCGTGACCATCGAAAACAAGGGCTCTGGCGGAGCCGATAACGGCATCTGGATTGGCATGGCTTTTGTCCGCGACGGGTCCAAGGACAAGGAATGGACCTGGGAACAGTCCCCGTCTGACGGCTGCTGGCTCAACGACGGTGCCAAATTGACCTGCGAATTTGACATCACGACTTACACCGACGATAAGGGCGTCGAACACCCGATGGATCTCGACAACCTATTCTCCGTCACCTTCATCTTGGCTGGTGCAAACGGTTTTGAAGGCACAGTGCTCTTCGACAACATGGTCACCGACAACGGAATCATCATCAACGGATTCAACAAGAAAACAGAACTCTTCACCGCAGCAGACCAAAGCAAGGGCCACATCGCAAGCATTGAGCTCTTGAACAAAGACGGCACGCCGCTCACTCCGAACGCCATCAAGCCCATCGCAGCGACAAAGAAGGCTAGCCTCCGCGTGAACGGCATGAACGTTGCACTCACCGCAGGCAAGGCGGGCTTCGCAAGCATCGACGTGTTCAACATGATCGGCAAGCGCGTCACAACACTCTACCGCGGAAACCTCAGTGCAGGCGAACACTCGTTCAGCCTCAAGAACCTCACCAAGGGTCAGTACATCATCCGCGCGAAGGGCGCAGGAATCGCTGCCACGCAGAAAGTTCTCATCAAGTAGATTTTTACACATAAAGCTAAATACACAAAGGTGACCGCGAAAGCGGCCACCTTTTCTCGTTTTTGCATCTGATTCGCGAAAAAAAGCGGCCCCTTGACACACATTATCGGACAAGTATATATTACCCCGTAGATTGCATTAATCCTGCCGACACCGAGAAATTGACGCCGTTGGCGTCCGTATCATAGTCTCGGTCATAGTTTCCAAGCTTGAAACTGCGACTCTCGACTCAGTACTATTCAGGGCAGGAAGTTCCACTATCTGCTTGAGGTCGTTTCCCTTTGCTGTGCCGACGACACCGCGAATCGAGACAGTTGCCCTGTGGAGGACCGGCTCCGTGGCTATCAACGTAGAGCACCGTCTGCCTTAGAATTGGCGGACGTTAAAACCGAGTCATTGAAAAATTTGCAAGCGATTGCCTGACGGCGACCGTGGTTTATGGCTGTTGTCTTTGCAGCTTTCGCATGCGGGCTTTAACAAACTTATACGGAGATTCAGATGAATCGCACACAACATTATTCCTTGCTCAGGGCAATGGAAATCGACAAGAAAAACCTTCTCAAGTACCAGGAAATCTACAACTACGCCTACATCCTCAGCGACGGCATTTTCAAGATTGTGTTTGCCGAAGAAAAGGACCATACGCTCCTCATTTCGCTTGTGAACGCGATGCTCGACTTGCACGGCGGTGAAACCATCAAGGAAATCACGCTTGAAATGCAGGAGTTCCCCGGCGCGTTCACCAAGAAGGACTGCATCGTGGATATTATCGGAACGACCAACGCGGGCGAACGCGTGCTAGTGGAAGTGGTCAACAATCTCATTCCTGTTTCCAAAACAAGTTTTGGACAGGAATGGATTCAGACATCCTTCGGCTATCAAGCGGCGAAGCCGCTTTCCCGCAATAAAATTGCGGAGCCTCAAGGACAGCAGCAGGGTGACGAATTTTACCGCGACCGTGTGGAATATTACATGTCCCGCGTCATCGAGAATCAGGTGCATACAAGCGAAAAGTATGAGTTGCCGCGTATTTACTTCCTCGGGCTCCTGGACTTTACACTTTTCCCGGAGGAGCCTCAGAAATACATTCACCATGTCGATGAAATGTGCAACGGGAGGAAGTTCTTCCCGAAAATCCAGAAGATTTTCGTGGAAATCGAGAAATTTTTCAGGCTTGAAGAAAAGGGGATTACTACAAACGACAACTCAGAAGCCGCTCAGTGGCTTCGCGCCATCAAGGTGACAATCAACGAGGAACCCGTTCCCGAAAAGATTATGCAGAACGAGACCTTCCGAAGGTTGCTCGACTCGGTGAAATTGATTAATTTTGCAGAAGAGCTTTTCAACTGCGAGATAAAAAACGTGACGGACTTGATGGCAGAACATGAAATCGGATTTGCCGAGGGCAAGAAAGAAGGTCATGCTGAAGGTTTTGTTCAAGGCAAAACTGAGGGACACGCCGAAGGACACGAAGCGGGTCTCGCTGAAGGTCGTGCGGAAGGTTTCGCTCAAGGCAAAACTGAGGGACACGCTGAAGGCCGTGAAGCGGGTCTCGCTGAAGGTCGCGAAGCAGGACGCGCAGAAGGTTTTGCGCAAGGCAAGACCGAAGGGTTGAACGAAGGCGAACTGAGGAAAGCTCGTGAAATAGCAAAAGGGCTCCGCGATGACGGAGTCCCGATGGAAATCATCGTCCGCAGATCAGGACTCTCCGAAGACGAAATCCGCAAACTGTAAAAAACGCTTTCACCTAAAAAACTCCCGCCGGCTCAGTTCAAAACCGGCGGTTCTTCATATACTGGCACAGCTTGCCAATAATAGATTGTTGCTCGCCCATCAAAAAGCTAAAGAAACGGATTGACAAGGACTTTGCGAAAGATGTATATTCATCACGATTTATGCAATACGGTCAAATTGTAAAGGCGACATTCATTTCTCGACCTAACCGCTTTATAGCCCATGTGAACATCAAGGGGCAAAAGACCGTAGTCCACGTGAAAAATACGGGCCGATGCCGGGAACTGTTGCAACCCGGCGCTGTTGTTTACCTCGAAGAATCTACCAATCCCGCCCGCAAGACTCCTTACGACCTCATAGCAGTGGAAAAAGTTACGCCACGAGGCACGATTCTCGTAAACATGGACAGCCAAGCTCCAAACAAAGTAGCGGCAGAATGGATTCGAGCAAACAAGCGGCGGTTTCCAAAATTGCAACTAGTACGCCCTGAATTTACCTTCGGGAATTCGCGATTCGATTTCTACATTGAATTCAATGGCCGCAAGATGTTCCTGGAAGTGAAAGGCGTTACCCTAGAACACGACGGTTTTGCCACCTTCCCCGACGCCCCCACGGAAAGGGGAATCAAGCACCTGACGGAACTCACCCGCATAAAATCGGAGCAAATGACCGCCGAAGACGGCACGCCCTACGAATGCGGCGTCCTGTTCCTGATACAGATGAAAGGCTGCAAGCGCTTTGGTCCCGACGACAAAATCCATCCGGAATTCGGCAAGGCCCTCCGAGGCGCCCAAAAAGCAGGTGTGGAAATTTTCGCGGTGGACTGCAAAGTCACGCCAGACAGCCTCGTGGCCGACAAGCCCGTTGACCTGTTTTTGTGAAAGGTCGCGGTGGGGAAGTTTACATAGGGATTCTCGACAATCAGCCCAATTACCTTTTGCTCGGTTATACCGACATTTATACCGACATTCACCCACTCAGTTGTCTCATTTTCGCCAATTAGGGCACTTTTTAGGGCGCTAAAATGTACCCGCATCCCGTTTCCAACAATCTCGTACCAGGGCAAATCTACACCGAGTTTCCGACACGCGTCGCAAATTTTTTCGATGCAGCGACCCCAGTTTTCAATATACCCGGCACGGTAGAATACACTGGCAAAGTCGGGATTATAGGGAATAGAATCATGCGGGTTCATCAGCGTTTCTGCAGTCCACCCATCCGGCAAAACGCAACGATTGCTTATGATAACGGATTCGTTTTCCACCCGAATCTGAACGGGACTACCGAACATATAACAGTTATGGACTATCGCATTATACGATTTTTATGAGAGAATCTTCAATGGTATCCTGGTACTGCAAATCAGCACCATCACCAAACCGGCCTATTTTTACATAGCTTCCGTTTTGAACTCGGCTAGGGTCGCTATAAAATTTTCGGCCATAATTGAATCTTTTTAAGCTCTGCATCAAATCACGGCCCGTAGGGAATCCATACGGGACACTGCAACCGGCACCTATGATAAAGACATCAGACATTAATCGTTATCCTACTTCCGTACCGGCTTTTTTCTTAGACATTATCTCAGTCATTTTCTTGGACATTTTCTTGGTCATTTGACATTTCAATACTTTATTTTGGAGGGGCGAGTTTTCCCTTTGGATTTAGGCAAGTTTTTCTTTTGATATTCTATTTTCAAATCTGGATGTTGCAAATAGAAATTTTTCTTTTCTTGTTCAATGGCCAGTTTCAGCTCATCTTGCGTGGGCATATAGGGCATGTACTTTGCCTTGAATATCTGATTTGAATCATGTTATACAGAATAGCGATTGATATCTTCATCTGTCTTAGAACAGAGAACTATGCCAATAGTCAGATTATCATACATCCGTATATACATCTATGCAAACAGCGAAAAAAGCCACTTGCTTGAACTGTCAGACGTCTTTTCACTAAAGAACGGAACAACTAAAAAAATTTGTCTATATTCATGACTTAATCTGAAAGCAATTCACAAATCTACAAGAGTAGAAATTTTATGAAGCTTCTAGGCGTACAAATAATTCAAAATCCTTATTTTCATCTACAAGAGTAGAAATTTTATGAAGCTTCTAGGCAAGAGAGCACTTACGAAAGGCGGAACGATCTACAAGAGTAGAAATTTTATGAAGCTTCTAGGCAATCCCTTTGTTGGAGAATACTTAAAAATCTACAAGAGTAGAAATTTTATGAAGCTTCTAGGCGAAGTTAGCGTTAGAGCCAACATTGTTATCTACAAGAGTAGAAATTTTATGAAGCTTCTAGGCTACAAAAGGGAAAAACAACATGGCAAAATCTACAAGAGTAGAAATTTTATGAAGCTTCTAGGCATAAAGGAGACAAAATAATGACAACCGACATCTACAAGAGTAGAAATTTTATGAAGCTTCTAGGCTGACGATTAATGAGGCGTGAGCTTGAATCTACAAGAGTAGAAATTTTATGAAGCTTCTAGGCCCGCTTGCGACAATCGCATACATAAACATCTACAAGAGTAGAAATTTTATGAAGCTTCTAGGCCGGCGACGCATCCTGTATCGCATTCGGATCTACAAGAGTAGAAATTTTATGAAGCTTCTAGGCCATCGTTTCGGCGGTGCGTGGTTAGACTTATCTACAAGAGTAGAAATTTTATGAAGCTTCTAGGCCGCGAGCTTGCTAAAGGATGTACTTTGTAATCTACAAGAGTAGAAATTTTATGAAGCTTCTAGGCGAGCTTCTATCACGAGGTGCTTCCGTAATCTACAAGAGTAGAAATTTTATGAAGCTTCTAGGCCGACGAGGACGTGGATTTACCATTTTAGCAATCTACAAGAGTAGAAATTTTATGAAGCTTCTAGGCGTACCCTCGGATACATTCCCAACCAGGATCTACAAGAGTAGAAATTTTATGAAGCTTCTAGGCCCTGACTCTCGTTTGCACGTACAAGCCATTATCTACAAGAGTAGAAATTTTATGAAGCTTCTAGGCTTGTGCCCAGTGCGCAGATGGTATGGGATCTACAAGAGTAGAAATTTTATGAAGCTTCTAGGCGGCTCGTTTGTCGAAAACGCAGAAAGCACATCTACAAGAGTAGAAATTTTATGAAGCTTCTAGGCTCTACATTTATAATATAGTTTAAAATAGTAAGAATTTCAAGGAAAACGAGCGACGTTTGAAAAACTTCTTAGACATACTGCTTAGATGCGCACTAGCAACAAATTTGATGCTAACTTTATGATATACAACGAAATACGGAGTTGTCTTGAAACTCCATCAAAAATGTTAAGACCGAGGTTTGCATTAAAAGAATAACAGGTCCTGATCACGATGAACAGCATTTCCATATTTGATAGTCTTTTTTACATCAACATCAAATAATATGACGCTGTCATCTGGAGAAAACTCTTTCTTGAAATAGGTCTCTATTTCCATTTTCAGAATGTCAAGAAAACGTTGTGTATGATTAACTTCGTACACTGAATATTGAAGTCGTATAGCTCCATTTGATTGGAGCATCTTTGAGAAGGTAGTTCTCAATTTGTCGTCCTTTATGTCATAGCTTACTAATAGCATTTTTACTCCAATATGAACAAGTCCATTAAATCAGCACGTTCCTTCATAAATGCTCTATAGTACGACTGCACGAATTTGAAAACTTCTTTTTTGTAGTTAACTAAATCTTGATAAAATAGAGCCGCATAATCAGAGTATTTCTCAAATTTCAACAAGTACTCTTTTTTGACTATATTAAAATCATCCTCTTTTATTTGCTTAAGATTTAAAGCCTTCCGAACTTTCGCATCAATTAAACAGCGAAAAGGTTCCATGATATCACATACTAAAGACTTTCTCTTGAACCAAAGTCGGTGATAAACGCCAACATATGGGTCAAACCCGAATAACCGTAGAAAGACCTCGATGTAATTGAATAGAATTGTGTAACCAATATCTAGCGTTGCGTTTATAGCGTCATTCTTTGCCCGAGGAAGCCTAACGGTCCAATTGAATCCATCGAAGTAACTTTCAAAGAATTTCTTTGAAATGTAGCCCTCTGTACCCATAAGTTCGTTGTAATCATCAATGCCGCCTAGATTGTCCAGGGCTTTATCGCACAATTCCCTTGCTTCAAGTATCGCGAAACTTTTTAATCTTGTTTTTTCTAGAGTTTTCTTTTGATTCATTATTTTATTTCGAACAATTTCTCTTGCAAAGGAAATGTCTGTTTTTTCAAAGAAATATTGCTTTTGATGCAATAAGAAATTGGCTTCGGCATGATTAGCCCAAAAAAAGACTGGTCGCAAATTAGATTTCATTACAACAAGAGCCACGTCAAATTTTTTGCATTTTTCCAGTAAAGGCGTTGTTATTGTAATCGGCCCAATGATAAAGAGAGCCAAGATCTTTTGGAACGGAAATTTTGTGAGAGTTTTGTGTTCCTCACCTTCTTCAAGAAGCAGTTCTCCTGAAGAAACCCTTAGGTTTCGCTCCTTTATACAGTTGATGACGAAAATGCTTCGACATTCAATGTCTTTACTGGTAAACATTTTCAACCTCCGCTTTGTCACATAAGCTGTTGTATATACAATGTTGACATTTGCTAGCAATGACGCTTATCGAATCAGATGGATTGTAGTTTCGAAATTTTGTTATGAAATCTGAAAATTCTTTTTCTTCTTCTTGGGTGGGTATGCCAATAGGGTGCATTTTATTTGTAGATATTTCATAAAAAGCGAGACTTTCTATGTCATAACCCATTTCGTGCATACAAAAATATTGCGCCCACAATTGATAGATTTGCCCCCGAAATATTTGCTTTAATTGATATTTGCGTTCTATTAATTTCTTTTCGTTGACCTTGAACAAATCGATTTTACCTAAAAGACCGTATTTGTCACTAAAAACAGGCAAAGCGGTAATACAGTCGTTTCGCGGACTATAGGTTTTCTTGTCTATGCCAGTATGGGCAATTTTCCCTCGAACTTGAGGTGTTGCGTAGTATATGGATTCATCAGTCTCCATATAAACATTATGGAGATATATGGAATAAGGACAGAAGATGAAATCATTCAATGTAGATATGAGTATGTAGTTATCCATATACAAAAATCCGGAGATTTTACCTCCGGATTGGTTAGAGGTTTTAACGATTTCGACTTTGTGCAAATTTGAACCAATCTTCGTGCGAAATTTTCAAATCTTTACCTCCAGCGTCAAATACGTTCTTTATTAGATATAGCCCCTTAAGTGCAATATGGTACGCTCCATTTGCATCTGCATTCTTTGGCAAGGAGTCGCCACAAGACCTACTATCATAGAATTCTCCTTTTTTGTTCATTACGGGAGATACAAGATAGTCTTCATCAGTATTTGGAATGCTATTACGCATTTGAAGAGTTTTTTCAAACGCATAGCAAATATCACCAAAGAAAGAAGCTGTTTCGCGAGAAGCCTCGACAGAATTGATTGCAGAAAGAACGTCTAATTGGTCTGTCAAAGCTATGTTCTGTTTTGCGAGAGCTGCCTTGATGATCTCAACAGGGGAAATCGCCTTTGCTGATTTTGATTCCTTGTCATACACAATTCGTTTACCTTGAGAGTAAACAGTCCACTTCTTGATGTAATCCGTTTGGAAACACTTGAATTTCTTGTAATCAAAGCTGAACAAAAATCTGTCATTCTTTCCGTCATAAGTAATGTCTTCAAAGTGAGAAAGGAATTCTTTTTTCTTTTCTGCACTCGTCAATTCTGTCATATTGAACAGATTTGCGAAACCTGTGGTCGGATCAATCTTTGATGTATACGCAGCAGGAATATAGAACAGAAATCCGCTCTGCTTGCCCAATTTCTGGAAACTATCAAATTTTTCCGCAAGTTGATAACCTTTAAGAACGCCACCTACATCTCCTTCAGGCTTATTCTTGAAAACAAGATAGTTGAGTTTGTCAATCAACATTTTTTCGAACTTCTGATAAACCTGACGTTCCACACAGAAACGACCTCGTTTAAAGCCGAAGTTTAAATCTTCAAGAACGACAATGGCATTATTTTCAATCATTGTTGTGGTGATTTCATGAATTACCTGGCTCAAGAAGCCCTCTTTAAGGTCCTTGATTTTGCCAACACTACTCCAACTCCTTCTAGCAGTGTCTCGTTCCTTTTCACGTTGAACAAGTTTTGCTTGGTAGTTGACTGACTCAACGATATTGAAACTTTTCTGCTTAAGAATTTCACCCTTTTGATTTATCAATGTCATATAAAGCAAATGACGTTCGCCACGGTCGATGCCGATGATGTTTACATCAGGATTGTCTTTCAAAAAATGACGAACACGTTCATTCATGTATTCATTCTTTGAATCGGCCTTGAAGTTTAAAGTTAGCGGCACATGGAACTCAAACTTGTCTTGCGTGTATCGACGATCCTTTACAATTTCATGCTTGACATCCTTAACGACAGCTACATCAAGATACCTTTTTGCTTCATCGCTAAGTTCGCCATCAAGTTTCCCGTTGAAATAGCGGAATAATTCGCCAAAGACTGATTCCGGCAAAGGAAGACCATCTTTTCCTATTCGATTCACAAGTTTTTCGCCAACTTTATGACTATAAGGTTTTTTGACGCTGCTAGGTCTATAGAAAAGTTCGGCTTCGCCATTCAACTTGACAACAACATCTTTCAAGTTTTCAGGAGAGAATACGGACTTCCAATACAGAGTATGCAAATTTGGAGAACCCTTTGCTCCAGGAGCGAAATCCTTGTTGTAAATCTGGAAGAGGAAGAGCTTTCCTTCATTCACCCATTCATCAATTTGGGGTGTGGGAATTTTGGAGAAGGTGATTTTGTAGCCTTGATCTGTAACTTCCTTGTAGAAACCACTAATATCCTCGTAGGAAGAAGTATCCGAAAATTTGAAATCAAATTTCTTCCAATCAGGATGCTTTGCAATGGATTCCTTAAAGAAATCTATCAACTGATGGCAAAAACCAATATCAAACAAGTCGCCTTTTTTGTGTTTACCAGCGTTATAGCCGTCAAGAATATCTTTGGGCGGTTTAAAGGTTGCTAGCCCCTTTTCGGAGAAGAAAACCTTTGGTAACATCTTATTCGGACCAGGCAACAGCTTATACACCATTTTATCGTAACAATCTTCGCTTTCTGAAGTCTTGAAATCTTTGATTTTAGGCTTATTTTTGGCATTCATAATGCCGAGATAATACAATCCATTTTTCAGAAGCAAAATGGCTGTGTTTGCTTCCTCTTTGTTTTGATCCCAACCGTCTGCCAATGTGGGATTGTCAAAATTCAACTTAAACTTTTCAGATTCAGTCAGTTTCTGGGTTGCATAATTACGAATCTTATTGTAAAGAGGGACGACGAGAGAAAGTTGGTCGTACAACGGCATCAGTTCGTTGTAGAAAGACAAGTCTCGATTTTCTGCATCAGAAATCAAGGGCTTGATTGAATGCATGATTTCTATTAAGGCATCAAGGAAAGCCTTCAGTTTTTCAATGACTTTAGAATCTTCTCTTAATGCGTTATTCTCGTTAAAAGTTGCTGAGATGAATTCATCAAGATTCCTTCGGTTATCTCCACAAAGAATACTTTGGACCTTCGCCTCAAAATTATTCCAATATGATTCAATCTTAACTCTTGAAATCTCTTCAGAATCACTTTCTGCAATAGCAAGATTCAATGTTGCTATGGAGAATTCATTGCTCTTCATCCATGCGTCTATTTTCTTTTTATTTGCAGCTTTTTCTGCAGATCCAATTCTATTTTCGGCATTTTTGAATAAAATTGCATTAATTGTGTTCCAACTTTTAAACAGTTCCAAAGAAATGCTGGAAAGTTCTTCTTGATTAACATATATGCTACCCAAATCAAATTCTGTGATTCGCTTAATCAAGGAAGACAATTCTTTAAGGACATTGACCTTACGACCGGCAATATCACAATTCAGGATTTGCGATTCGAAGAATTCTTTCACACTTTCTTGAACTTGAGAATCAGTGGAATAAGATTCCAAAATAAAAGATTTTGTTTCGCGATCACTAAGAATTTGCTTGTAAAGAGGAATCATCTTTGTCGCAAGACGCTTTTGTGCAAATTCGGGATGCTGTTGGCGATAGAGGTTCGAGAATTCATTGATGCCTCTTGTCTTTTTCTCGCCACCTTCACCACTGAACCCCCCAATCACTTGATTAAAGAAATCAATTCCAGATTGAGTCAATACATCATTATATGCATTAAGTTCGAAAATGTTAGCAAGCGGTTTTCCGTTCAAAAAATCTTTTAATTCATTTTCTGCGTCAGACAGCACTGAGGGAGCATTGTCTTTCAAAATATTATAAACTTCGATATTAGACAAGAACTTCGGGAAATTGTCATGAACTAAACGGTATGGAATAGCAGTACTGATGGCTTCGTCCGAGTAAATGTTTTGCCGATTTTCTTGGAAACCTGTAAAATAAGACGAAAAACCATCAAACGTATCAATGGCAGGCTGTTTG
The nucleotide sequence above comes from Fibrobacter succinogenes. Encoded proteins:
- the cas12a gene encoding type V CRISPR-associated protein Cas12a/Cpf1; translated protein: MNLNTYFSQFTGLYPVSKTLRFELKPMGKTLEKIKETGIIENDKKRHNDYFDAKKIIDKYHKYFIDAALSKFPCIDWNPLKEAIERSLDRSDASKKKLEKTQTEFRKKIAKALTTHGHYKELTASTPKDLFLKVFPDHFGKQPAIDTFDGFSSYFTGFQENRQNIYSDEAISTAIPYRLVHDNFPKFLSNIEVYNILKDNAPSVLSDAENELKDFLNGKPLANIFELNAYNDVLTQSGIDFFNQVIGGFSGEGGEKKTRGINEFSNLYRQQHPEFAQKRLATKMIPLYKQILSDRETKSFILESYSTDSQVQESVKEFFESQILNCDIAGRKVNVLKELSSLIKRITEFDLGSIYVNQEELSSISLELFKSWNTINAILFKNAENRIGSAEKAANKKKIDAWMKSNEFSIATLNLAIAESDSEEISRVKIESYWNNFEAKVQSILCGDNRRNLDEFISATFNENNALREDSKVIEKLKAFLDALIEIMHSIKPLISDAENRDLSFYNELMPLYDQLSLVVPLYNKIRNYATQKLTESEKFKLNFDNPTLADGWDQNKEEANTAILLLKNGLYYLGIMNAKNKPKIKDFKTSESEDCYDKMVYKLLPGPNKMLPKVFFSEKGLATFKPPKDILDGYNAGKHKKGDLFDIGFCHQLIDFFKESIAKHPDWKKFDFKFSDTSSYEDISGFYKEVTDQGYKITFSKIPTPQIDEWVNEGKLFLFQIYNKDFAPGAKGSPNLHTLYWKSVFSPENLKDVVVKLNGEAELFYRPSSVKKPYSHKVGEKLVNRIGKDGLPLPESVFGELFRYFNGKLDGELSDEAKRYLDVAVVKDVKHEIVKDRRYTQDKFEFHVPLTLNFKADSKNEYMNERVRHFLKDNPDVNIIGIDRGERHLLYMTLINQKGEILKQKSFNIVESVNYQAKLVQREKERDTARRSWSSVGKIKDLKEGFLSQVIHEITTTMIENNAIVVLEDLNFGFKRGRFCVERQVYQKFEKMLIDKLNYLVFKNKPEGDVGGVLKGYQLAEKFDSFQKLGKQSGFLFYIPAAYTSKIDPTTGFANLFNMTELTSAEKKKEFLSHFEDITYDGKNDRFLFSFDYKKFKCFQTDYIKKWTVYSQGKRIVYDKESKSAKAISPVEIIKAALAKQNIALTDQLDVLSAINSVEASRETASFFGDICYAFEKTLQMRNSIPNTDEDYLVSPVMNKKGEFYDSRSCGDSLPKNADANGAYHIALKGLYLIKNVFDAGGKDLKISHEDWFKFAQSRNR
- the sfsA gene encoding DNA/RNA nuclease SfsA, producing the protein MQYGQIVKATFISRPNRFIAHVNIKGQKTVVHVKNTGRCRELLQPGAVVYLEESTNPARKTPYDLIAVEKVTPRGTILVNMDSQAPNKVAAEWIRANKRRFPKLQLVRPEFTFGNSRFDFYIEFNGRKMFLEVKGVTLEHDGFATFPDAPTERGIKHLTELTRIKSEQMTAEDGTPYECGVLFLIQMKGCKRFGPDDKIHPEFGKALRGAQKAGVEIFAVDCKVTPDSLVADKPVDLFL
- the cas1 gene encoding type V CRISPR-associated endonuclease Cas1, producing MFTSKDIECRSIFVINCIKERNLRVSSGELLLEEGEEHKTLTKFPFQKILALFIIGPITITTPLLEKCKKFDVALVVMKSNLRPVFFWANHAEANFLLHQKQYFFEKTDISFAREIVRNKIMNQKKTLEKTRLKSFAILEARELCDKALDNLGGIDDYNELMGTEGYISKKFFESYFDGFNWTVRLPRAKNDAINATLDIGYTILFNYIEVFLRLFGFDPYVGVYHRLWFKRKSLVCDIMEPFRCLIDAKVRKALNLKQIKEDDFNIVKKEYLLKFEKYSDYAALFYQDLVNYKKEVFKFVQSYYRAFMKERADLMDLFILE
- a CDS encoding glycosyl hydrolase, which produces MGFKKVLLTCGLSAACSVFAAQYEAESATLSGDAAVGNSTAASGGKYVKMNGGDITFSKVTVEKAGKYTIVIHYMNNYGGSKINNVEVGGASSAVTFDVTDKGKFVDVETVMNLAAGENTIAITNSWGWIDVDYIDIKGYEAKAFNLCNAPVTKTATPSAIKLYNFLVNNFGKKTISGVMTGNMDAYTVGDATQHEDVQAVFSAGGKYPALVGVDLMNATGGDKDNAWFQEYTKKSIDIAKSTWKKGGIPAFTWHWRPGDETDFYVKSARKEGETYTEFDFTEAFITGTTNWDTVSTAYKALIGDIDLVSKIFLDLQKEGVAAIFRPLHESGGNWFWWSTHTGKQFAALYQLLYERMVFTNGVNNLIWDFNPKDAATMSWTPGETYYDVLSVDIYNAANDHQSNSSAFIDLTNKAGTNKLISLSENGPIPDVEKMYEDGATWSWWMPWYESPSWGGGYVSQTSASVWQKNLADERIITLDKMPGWDNYNEAAAATNVCPTSTANAKFGADTAKANPENVDLIMGVTYKAINDSGANIEYRKVPNLTGAKSISVTIENKGSGGADNGIWIGMAFVRDGSKDKEWTWEQSPSDGCWLNDGAKLTCEFDITTYTDDKGVEHPMDLDNLFSVTFILAGANGFEGTVLFDNMVTDNGIIINGFNKKTELFTAADQSKGHIASIELLNKDGTPLTPNAIKPIAATKKASLRVNGMNVALTAGKAGFASIDVFNMIGKRVTTLYRGNLSAGEHSFSLKNLTKGQYIIRAKGAGIAATQKVLIK
- the cas2 gene encoding CRISPR-associated endonuclease Cas2, which gives rise to MLLVSYDIKDDKLRTTFSKMLQSNGAIRLQYSVYEVNHTQRFLDILKMEIETYFKKEFSPDDSVILFDVDVKKTIKYGNAVHRDQDLLFF
- a CDS encoding PD-(D/E)XK nuclease family transposase, which encodes MNRTQHYSLLRAMEIDKKNLLKYQEIYNYAYILSDGIFKIVFAEEKDHTLLISLVNAMLDLHGGETIKEITLEMQEFPGAFTKKDCIVDIIGTTNAGERVLVEVVNNLIPVSKTSFGQEWIQTSFGYQAAKPLSRNKIAEPQGQQQGDEFYRDRVEYYMSRVIENQVHTSEKYELPRIYFLGLLDFTLFPEEPQKYIHHVDEMCNGRKFFPKIQKIFVEIEKFFRLEEKGITTNDNSEAAQWLRAIKVTINEEPVPEKIMQNETFRRLLDSVKLINFAEELFNCEIKNVTDLMAEHEIGFAEGKKEGHAEGFVQGKTEGHAEGHEAGLAEGRAEGFAQGKTEGHAEGREAGLAEGREAGRAEGFAQGKTEGLNEGELRKAREIAKGLRDDGVPMEIIVRRSGLSEDEIRKL
- the cas4 gene encoding type V CRISPR-associated protein Cas4, encoding MDNYILISTLNDFIFCPYSIYLHNVYMETDESIYYATPQVRGKIAHTGIDKKTYSPRNDCITALPVFSDKYGLLGKIDLFKVNEKKLIERKYQLKQIFRGQIYQLWAQYFCMHEMGYDIESLAFYEISTNKMHPIGIPTQEEEKEFSDFITKFRNYNPSDSISVIASKCQHCIYNSLCDKAEVENVYQ